TCATTTACTGTCAATCTGTTTCTAACACCGGTAAATTCATTCACTACGTCACCAGCCTTTACCTCGTTGTAAGGCATGGCTTTACCTTGACGCAGTAAATCAACAAGCGCTACAAGGTGGGGAGGATCATTGCGTGACATGGTGGCACAGCCACAACCAATTCCTTTTTCCTCATGATTTTTTGGGGCTTCTGCCAGATTGACCACCTTGATTCCTAATGATTTACAGTGTTGCTTGAGGTTTTCCACCATATGATTTTCTGTGCCTATGGCATATTGCTTGGTTCCTGCTTTATCATGAACCACATAATCCCATATGAATGCAGTAGAGCCCGAATGTTGGGCAACGCGAATGACTTCATTTCGACACTCAGGATGGACTATAGTGGTGTATTGTTGACTATGCCAGTAGTCGCACATTTCCGGTTGATAGACAGTGTGAACGGCACAGTGGCTGGAAAATAGGATTAATTCGGCTTTATCAAACTGATCCAGTGTCTTTTTATCTTGATCAGGAAGAGAGTAGTGTGCGCCAGCAGTTCCTCCTGGCCAATACGCTAGATTTTTAATTCCTAACCAATAAGCCACATTTTCTCCCATGTGTTGATCGGGAATGAAGAGTATTTTTTTATTTTGCTTTTGTGCCCATTGGAATATTTTCTTTACATTAGAGCTAGTACATACTGCGCCACCTTGAGCTCCAGTCATTGCCTTAACTCGTCCGGAGGTATTCATATAGCAAACGGGTAAAATATTTTCCGCCCCATAGCGTTCGTTTAAATCAAGAAACGCGGGTTCAACCATAAAATCTTTGGCCAGCATTTCCATGGTGCATCCAGATTTGGGGTTAGTAATGTAGACCTGCTGGTTGTTATGGGCCAATATACTAATGGATTCCGCCATAAAATGTACGGCCGATTCAATAATCACTGATTTTTCTGGATGGCTTGCCGCCATTAAGGCCAGTTGGTAAGAGTCTCCAATTTTGCCACCGAACTGTTCGACTAATCTGACGATGTCGCCACCCATATAATAATGAGCTAGTAATAATAGTTGATCACCAAAGTGATCTTGGGCTTTTTTCAGGTAAGGCTTCATCCACGCAAGAACAGTAGTTAGCTTACGATCAGGAAGAGCCTGATATTCTTGTGCATAAGGAATAAACTCTTCTTGATACCAGTCAATAGGATAATCACTTTGGCAAATGCTCATATCATTATTGATATGCATTAATGTCGTTTCGGGTTGGTAAGCCGTGGAACTATTAAACATCACATAGACCTCAATTATTCTACGGATTTACATTAAACACGCTCCGCCTGATTAAAAGCCAGCTTAGTCTTGTTTTGCGTAAATCCTGTTTCATTTAGCTTTCTTACGAAATAATCAGCAAAGAAACAATGTCGAAGAAAGAAACATTTGAAATGGCGCAGTGTACACGAACTACGTCAACATTTTGAAGATGTTTTTCCTTTGCCTTTAGGCCATTTTAATTCCTTGGAGTATAAGTTGTTAGTCCAATGAACTATCCACAGCACCTAGCTTTGCTATACTCTCCTGTGCTTTAGCATTTTTATGAGGAAAGTCCTCTCTATAATGTCCACCACGCGATTCCCTTCTTGATAGAGCAGCTCTAACAATTAGCTCTGCATTCAGGATGATGTTTCTTAGTTCAATAAAGTCTCTGGTAATACAATGCTTCCAATAATACTCATCAATTATTTTTTTGCGTTTCATAATTAATTGTAGCAGATCTTGTAATCCAGCTTCAGTACGCACAATGCCGGCATAAGAAGTCATTTCTCCTCTTAGACCTCTCCATTGCGCGTTGATTTGACTGGCGCGCCTGGCATTAACTTCTCCTGGAGCACTCCAATTAGATACGCTATTTATAAATTTTATTGGGCTAACACTGTCTTTTAGAGAGCAATGAGCAGCATTAGCTCCCATAACCAATGCTTCAAGTAAGGAGTTACTTGCAAGCCGATTAGCCCCATGAAGTCCTGTAAAAGCTACTTCTCCTATGGCATATAGTCTTTTTAAGTCCGTGCGTCCATCTATATCAGTAAGAATGCCGCCACATTGATAGTGAGCTGCAGGAACAACTGGGATCATATCCTGGCTCATGTCTATGCCTATAGATAACAGCGTATTGTAAATTTGTGGGAAACGTTTTTTCAAAAAAGCTTTACTTTGGTGGGTAATATCCAAATGAACATAACCTGCCTGACTTCGTTCTATTTCACTAAAAATAGCCCGAGCCACCACATCTCGGGTAGCAAGCTCAAGTTTATCTGGTGCATAACGTTGCATAAAACGTTCGCCAGTCTCTGGTATTCTCAGTATAGCTCCCTCGCCACGAACTGCCTCAGAAATTAAAAAATTATTCAGGGTATGGTGGTGTAATAGGGTAGGATGGAATTGATAAAACTCCATGTTTCCAACTCGAGCCCCTGCTCTATAAGCCATAGCGACGCCATCTCCCGTTGCAACCATGGGATTGGTGGTATAACGATAGGTTTTACCTGCGCCACCTGTAGCTAAAACAACACAATTGGCTATGAAGGTATGAATGTGGTTACTGTTGCAATCTAATATATAAGCGCCAAGAACCTCTCCTTGGTTATCGGTCCTATGGGGGTGATACTGGGTAATTAAGTTCACCGCAATATGATGCTCAAAAAAATGAATTTGTTGCTTTTGTCGAGTTAGGTGGTTCAGGGTTTGAGTAACGGTTAAACCCGTCTGATCGCCGCAGTTGAAAATGCGTCTATGAGAATGTCCACCTTCTTGGGCCAAATGAAAATTGCCACTACTATCACGTTTAAATTGAACCTCATATTCGCTCAGTTGCTTTATTATTTGAGGCCCTTGGCGAATAATAAATTCTACCGCTGGTGCGTAACATAAACCATCACCTGCAATCAGAGTGTCTTCAATGTGAGACTCCAGAGAGTCTTCAGGAGAATGTACCGCGGCTATACCCCCTTGAGCATAACGACTATTACATTCTGTGGCCTCTGCCTTGCTGATTAAGGCAATTTTAAGGTGGGGTTGCATGGTCAGTATTTGCAAACAATAGTGCAAACCAGCCAACCCCGTTCCTATCACTAAAACATCAAATTCAAAAGTTTTCCCTTCCTGGGAGAATGTATCACTCATGAAAATGCCTTGACCAATTGAACAGCAAGTCCGGTATAGGTTGCGGGCGTCAACGTAAGCAATTGCGCTTTTGCTTCATCAGGAATGGATAAATTGTTGATGAAGTTTTTAAGACTTTCAGCATCAACACCTTGTCCACGAGTTAAGGTTTTTAGCTGTTCATAAGCTTCTGGAACATTAAAGCGACGCATTACCGTTTGTACCGCCTCTGCTAAAACTTCCCAGTTCTCATTCAAGTCATGCTCAAGAGCACGTTTATTGATTTGCAATTTATCATTACCTTTCGCTATAGAATGATAGGCAATTAAGCTATAGGAAAACGCTACCCCTATATTGCGTAATACTGTTGAATCCGATAGGTCTCGCTGTAAACGAGATTGGGTCAGTTTGTTGGTAAAATGAATAAATAAAGCATTGGCCAGGCCTAAATTTCCTTCGGCATTTTCAAAGTCAATGGGATTTACTTTATGCGGCATGGTTGAAGAGCCCACCTCAGCCGCAACGGTTTTTTGCTTGAAATATCCTAAAGAAATATAACTCCAAATATCTTGGGTATAATCTAGGAGAATATTATTGATTCTCACCATGATTTGCGACACTTCGGCAAGACCATCATGAGGTTCAATCTGTGTGGTGTATGGGTTAAAAGATAAACCTAAGGAAGTAACGAAATTGGCACAATGCTTTCGCCAATCTACTTCAGGATAGGCGATAACATGTGCATTATAATTACCAACAGCACCATTAAATTTACCTGGGATCAGCACCTCTGCTAATTGCTGTTGTGGCCTTTTCAGGCGAGCGACAAAATTGACCAACTCTTTGCCCATGGTTGTTGGGGTTGCTGGCTGACCGTGGGTTCTAGCCAACATTGCTACATCACCATGTTGTTTACCAAGGAGAGTAATACCTCCCATAATTTCAGCCAGGGTGGGTTGTATCACTTGGGCAATAGCTTGTTTGACCATTAACGCATACGCTAAATTATTAATATCCTCTGAGGTGCACGCAAAATGAATGAATCCCCCAATCGCGTTTAAGGCATCATTGTTTTTAAACTTATCTCTTAAGTAATATTCTATAGCCTTAACGTCATGATTGGTTTGTTTTTCAAAGTCTTTTATTTTTTCGGCCTCTGATTCATCGAAGTTGGCGATGAGATCAGATAAAAACTTCTTGGATTCAGCATCAAGAGGTGGAACTTCCTCAATAGTTCCATTAGCAGCTAGAGCTTCAAGCCATCTTATTTCAACCATTAATCGATAATAAGTCAGAGCAAATTCACTAAAATAAGGGCTTAAAGCCCTTGTTTTATTAACATAACGGCCATCTATGGGGGAAATTGCGTTTAAAGGAGTAAGTGTCATGGTAAACTGGCTCAAATAAGAAAGCGTATATGATATTAAAGCTTGTCAACAAATTCTACTAAAAATGAACAATAGCCTTTATTTTCTGTGATTTTTTCCCCTATATTGTGTGTTCTCAGCACTTCTTTGTTGCTAAGTAAAGTCTATTGTTAGTGTATTTGTTTTAATGCAAGGTAATATGTGAACCTTTAATGGTGTCAACTTATGGCGCTCGAATCCTCATGTGGCTTTTGTGTACATTCCGGAACTGGACTCTGTTTCTCCTCACATTTCACTCGATACAGGGAGTTTTGAAAGAAGTCTATTAAGTAAACGTCAGTTTCGGATAAGATATCCAACAAAATTCAGAAATTTTATAGCAAAATTAACACTTTTTTGTTCCACGTGCGTATAATAACTGCATCTTCGCATTAAGTTAGCCCTGAATTATGAAAACAATTATTGAATCTTATCGCGCAGGACTATTTCAAAAGAAATATTGGTTACAAAATATTATTTCTGGAATCATTGTTGGCGTGGTTGCCTTACCTCTGGCTATGGCCTTTGCTATCGCTTCTGGAGCTAAACCTGAACAGGGTCTATACACTGCCATTGTTGCGGGCCTGATCGTCTCTCTCTTTGGTGGCAGTCGCTTGCAAATAGCTGGTCCAACGGGAGCTTTTATTGTCGTACTATCTGGTATTACCGCTCAATATGGTATTTCTGGTTTGCAAATAGCGACTTTGATGGCGGGGATTATACTACTGTTTTTTGGTTTAGCACGTTTAGGGGGTATTATTAAATTTATACCTAACCCGGTGATAGTTGGCTTTACCTCAGGAATTGCGGTGGTTATTTGGGTCGGGCAGTGGCAATATTTTTTTGGTCTTCCCGCCGCGACTGGTGCTCATTTTCATGAGAAGTTATGGCATTTAATTCAATCTTTCCCGCAATTCAATATATCAACCACTTGTTTTGGTCTTTTTGCTTTATTCTTAGTTCTTTTTTCTAATAAGCTTCCTGGTTTTAAACGAGTGCCGGGTCCTTTAGTCGCTTTGGTGGTTGCCACCGTGTTGCAATCTTTATTTCAATTTGATGGGGTCGCGACTATAGGTAGTATGTTTGGTGGTGTTCCTCAAGGATTACCTAGTTTTTCTGTACCAGATGTTACTGTTGATCAATTAATTGAATTAATAGGCCCTGCGTTTACTATTGCTATGTTAGGGGCAATTGAATCTCTTTTATCTGCTGTGGTTGCCGATGGTATGGCCGGTACGCAACATGACTCTAATAGAGAGCTTGTAGGACAAGGGGTAGCTAATATATTAGCTCCGTTATTTGGCGGCTTTGCTGCAACTGGTGCTATTGCTAGAACAGCAACTAATATTAGAAATGGTGGTAATAGCCCATTATCAGGAGTGATTCACTCTGTCACTTTAATTCTTATCGTTCTATTTCTAGCCCCTTTAGCAGTTAATGTACCTCTAGCTGCTCTAGCCGCAATTTTGTTTGTAGTTGCCTGGAATATGAGTGAAGTGAAGCATTTTGTTAAATTACTAAAAATTGCTCCGAAATCTGATATCCTTGTTCTATTAGTAACGTTTTTCCTAACGATGTTTGTTGATTTGGTGATCGCGGTAAACATAGGGGTGATTATTGCTATTCTGCATTTTATGCGTCGTATGGCTTCTAGCGTAGAAGTTCAGCAAATGACCGAAGAGCAAATATCTCAAGAACTGAGCCAACAAAATATAACAGCCTTGTCCAAAGATGTATTGGTTTATTCAGTTGATGGTCCTTTTTTCTTTGGGGCTACAGAGATTTTTCAACGTGCTTTAGCAGTGACCCATACTGATCCTAAGACTCTGATTATAAGGATGCGTTGGGTTCCTTTTAGCGACATTACAGGGTTACAAACTCTGGA
This Legionella fallonii LLAP-10 DNA region includes the following protein-coding sequences:
- the nadA gene encoding quinolinate synthase NadA, whose amino-acid sequence is MFNSSTAYQPETTLMHINNDMSICQSDYPIDWYQEEFIPYAQEYQALPDRKLTTVLAWMKPYLKKAQDHFGDQLLLLAHYYMGGDIVRLVEQFGGKIGDSYQLALMAASHPEKSVIIESAVHFMAESISILAHNNQQVYITNPKSGCTMEMLAKDFMVEPAFLDLNERYGAENILPVCYMNTSGRVKAMTGAQGGAVCTSSNVKKIFQWAQKQNKKILFIPDQHMGENVAYWLGIKNLAYWPGGTAGAHYSLPDQDKKTLDQFDKAELILFSSHCAVHTVYQPEMCDYWHSQQYTTIVHPECRNEVIRVAQHSGSTAFIWDYVVHDKAGTKQYAIGTENHMVENLKQHCKSLGIKVVNLAEAPKNHEEKGIGCGCATMSRNDPPHLVALVDLLRQGKAMPYNEVKAGDVVNEFTGVRNRLTVNDQQWVIDNAKKSLEMMINITEDRI
- the nadB gene encoding L-aspartate oxidase, translating into MSDTFSQEGKTFEFDVLVIGTGLAGLHYCLQILTMQPHLKIALISKAEATECNSRYAQGGIAAVHSPEDSLESHIEDTLIAGDGLCYAPAVEFIIRQGPQIIKQLSEYEVQFKRDSSGNFHLAQEGGHSHRRIFNCGDQTGLTVTQTLNHLTRQKQQIHFFEHHIAVNLITQYHPHRTDNQGEVLGAYILDCNSNHIHTFIANCVVLATGGAGKTYRYTTNPMVATGDGVAMAYRAGARVGNMEFYQFHPTLLHHHTLNNFLISEAVRGEGAILRIPETGERFMQRYAPDKLELATRDVVARAIFSEIERSQAGYVHLDITHQSKAFLKKRFPQIYNTLLSIGIDMSQDMIPVVPAAHYQCGGILTDIDGRTDLKRLYAIGEVAFTGLHGANRLASNSLLEALVMGANAAHCSLKDSVSPIKFINSVSNWSAPGEVNARRASQINAQWRGLRGEMTSYAGIVRTEAGLQDLLQLIMKRKKIIDEYYWKHCITRDFIELRNIILNAELIVRAALSRRESRGGHYREDFPHKNAKAQESIAKLGAVDSSLD
- a CDS encoding SulP family inorganic anion transporter, with product MKTIIESYRAGLFQKKYWLQNIISGIIVGVVALPLAMAFAIASGAKPEQGLYTAIVAGLIVSLFGGSRLQIAGPTGAFIVVLSGITAQYGISGLQIATLMAGIILLFFGLARLGGIIKFIPNPVIVGFTSGIAVVIWVGQWQYFFGLPAATGAHFHEKLWHLIQSFPQFNISTTCFGLFALFLVLFSNKLPGFKRVPGPLVALVVATVLQSLFQFDGVATIGSMFGGVPQGLPSFSVPDVTVDQLIELIGPAFTIAMLGAIESLLSAVVADGMAGTQHDSNRELVGQGVANILAPLFGGFAATGAIARTATNIRNGGNSPLSGVIHSVTLILIVLFLAPLAVNVPLAALAAILFVVAWNMSEVKHFVKLLKIAPKSDILVLLVTFFLTMFVDLVIAVNIGVIIAILHFMRRMASSVEVQQMTEEQISQELSQQNITALSKDVLVYSVDGPFFFGATEIFQRALAVTHTDPKTLIIRMRWVPFSDITGLQTLEEAIQGLHQRGVKVILCGANSLVEGKLRKMGLIQLIGEHNFYKEFSQALAASHNNSSNQKEEGYTEPRKPPLLQQ
- the purB gene encoding adenylosuccinate lyase translates to MTLTPLNAISPIDGRYVNKTRALSPYFSEFALTYYRLMVEIRWLEALAANGTIEEVPPLDAESKKFLSDLIANFDESEAEKIKDFEKQTNHDVKAIEYYLRDKFKNNDALNAIGGFIHFACTSEDINNLAYALMVKQAIAQVIQPTLAEIMGGITLLGKQHGDVAMLARTHGQPATPTTMGKELVNFVARLKRPQQQLAEVLIPGKFNGAVGNYNAHVIAYPEVDWRKHCANFVTSLGLSFNPYTTQIEPHDGLAEVSQIMVRINNILLDYTQDIWSYISLGYFKQKTVAAEVGSSTMPHKVNPIDFENAEGNLGLANALFIHFTNKLTQSRLQRDLSDSTVLRNIGVAFSYSLIAYHSIAKGNDKLQINKRALEHDLNENWEVLAEAVQTVMRRFNVPEAYEQLKTLTRGQGVDAESLKNFINNLSIPDEAKAQLLTLTPATYTGLAVQLVKAFS